A genomic segment from Blastococcus sp. PRF04-17 encodes:
- the rpsM gene encoding 30S ribosomal protein S13, translating to MARLAGVDLPREKRMEIALTYIYGIGKAHAKETLAATGVSPDLRVKDLGDEDLLKLRDYIDEHFRVEGDLRREVASDIRRKVEIGCYQGLRHRRGLPVHGQRTRTNARSSKGPRKTIAGKKKAGKK from the coding sequence ATGGCACGACTGGCCGGCGTCGACCTGCCCCGCGAGAAGCGGATGGAGATCGCGCTCACCTACATCTATGGCATCGGCAAGGCCCACGCCAAGGAGACCCTGGCGGCGACGGGCGTGAGCCCCGACCTGCGGGTCAAGGACCTCGGCGACGAGGACCTGCTGAAGCTGCGCGACTACATCGACGAGCACTTCCGCGTCGAGGGTGATCTGCGCCGCGAGGTGGCCTCCGACATCCGCCGCAAGGTGGAGATCGGCTGCTACCAGGGGCTGCGGCACCGCCGCGGGCTGCCCGTCCACGGTCAGCGCACCCGCACCAACGCGCGCTCGAGCAAGGGCCCGCGCAAGACCATCGCCGGCAAGAAGAAGGCCGGCAAGAAGTAA
- the rpmJ gene encoding 50S ribosomal protein L36: MKVQPSVKKICDKCKVIRRHGRVMVICDNARHKQRQG, from the coding sequence GTGAAGGTCCAGCCGTCGGTGAAGAAGATCTGCGACAAGTGCAAGGTGATCCGCCGGCACGGCCGGGTCATGGTCATCTGCGACAACGCCCGGCACAAGCAGCGCCAGGGCTGA
- the rpsK gene encoding 30S ribosomal protein S11, with product MPPRARAAAGAKKVRRKEKKNVAHGAAHIKSTFNNTIVSITDPNGNVISWASAGHVGFKGSRKSTPFAAQMAAENAARKAQEHGMRKVDVFVKGPGSGRETAIRSLQATGLEVGQIQDVTPQPHNGCRPKKRRRV from the coding sequence ATGCCTCCCAGGGCTCGCGCCGCGGCCGGCGCCAAGAAGGTCCGCCGCAAGGAGAAGAAGAACGTCGCTCACGGTGCTGCGCACATCAAGAGCACGTTCAACAACACGATCGTCTCGATCACCGACCCGAACGGGAACGTGATCAGCTGGGCGTCGGCCGGCCACGTCGGCTTCAAGGGCTCCCGCAAGTCCACGCCGTTCGCCGCGCAGATGGCCGCCGAGAACGCGGCCCGCAAGGCGCAGGAGCACGGCATGCGCAAGGTCGACGTCTTCGTGAAGGGCCCGGGCTCGGGCCGCGAGACCGCGATCCGCTCCCTGCAGGCAACCGGCCTCGAGGTGGGCCAGATCCAGGACGTCACCCCGCAGCCGCACAACGGCTGCCGCCCCAAGAAGCGCCGCCGGGTCTGA
- the infA gene encoding translation initiation factor IF-1: MAKKDGAIEVEGRVVEPLPNAMFRVELQNGHRVLAHISGKMRQHYIRILPEDRVVVELSPYDLTRGRIVYRYK; this comes from the coding sequence ATGGCGAAGAAGGACGGGGCCATCGAGGTCGAGGGTCGCGTCGTCGAGCCGCTGCCCAATGCGATGTTCCGGGTCGAGCTGCAGAACGGGCACCGGGTGCTCGCCCACATCAGCGGCAAGATGCGCCAGCACTACATCCGCATCCTGCCCGAGGACCGCGTGGTCGTGGAGCTCTCGCCCTACGACCTGACGCGCGGTCGCATCGTCTACCGCTACAAGTAA